The Fusobacterium necrophorum subsp. necrophorum genome includes the window TGGGAGCAAAAATTGGAGAAGTTACAGGTAAAAATAGAAAGAAACTTTGGAAAGGAAGAATTGAAAGAAAAATATCAGGCAAAAACCTTGGAAGAATATCCGAATCTTTTTCCTTTGGAATATTATGACGAGAAAAACATAAAAGAAGTTGCAAAAATATTTGCTTAAAAGGTAAGAAATGTGATAGCATACAAGAAGAAATTAAAATGTAGGAGGAAACATGAAGGAATTTTTACATCAATTGAAGAACAGAGTGTTAGAGGGGTATTTAGTAACGAGAGAAGATGTTGCAAGCTTATTAAGCATTTCCATAGAGAAGGAAGAAGAGTTGCAGGAATTATTAGAGGCAGCCAATGAAATTCGAGAAAAGTTTTGCGGAAACTTTTTCAACTTATGTACCATTTTGAACGCGAAGTCAGGTCGTTGTTCGGAGAATTGCAGATATTGTGCTCAGTCGGCTCATTTTAAGACAAATGCGGAGATATATCCTCTTGTGAGCAAGGAAGTTGCTTTGGAGGCTGCAAAAGAAGTGGAAGAGGAGGGAGCTCATCGTTTTTCTTTGGTAACGAGTGGAAGAGGTTTACAGGGAGAAGAGAAGGAATTAGACAGACTGCAAGAAATTTATCAATATTTACAGAAAAATACGAAGTTGGATTTATGTGCTTCTCATGGAATTTGTAGCAAAGAAGCACTACAAAAATTAAAAGATGCGGGAGTGAAAACCTATCATCACAATTTGGAAAGTTCTCGAAGATTTTATCCCAGCATTTGTACTTCCCATAGTTTTGAGGACAGAGTCAACACGGTAAAATACGCTCACGAAGTTGGCTTACAAGTGTGCAGTGGAGGAATTTTCGGTTTAGGAGAAACAGAGGAAGATAGGATGGATATGGCATTTGATTTACGGGAATTAGGTGTTCATTCCGTTCCTATCAATATTTTGACACCGATTCCGGGGACACCTTTGGAAAAAAATGAAGCCATTGATCCTAGAGAATTATTAAAAGATATTGCCATTTATCGATTTATTTTGCCAAAAGTAGCGATTCGGTATGCCGGAGGGCGAGTGAAGCTGGGGGAATATGCAAAACTCGGGTTAAGAGGAGGAGTGAATTCCGCTTTGACAGGAAATTTTTTAACGACAACAGGAAATACGATTGAAAGTGATAAACAAATGATTAAGGAGCTTGGTTATGAATACTAAAGGGTATTTTGTCATCGGAACGGATACGGATATCGGAAAAACATTTTGCAGTACTTTGTTATATCATGGTTTAAGAAACAGAAATGCAATGTATTATAAGCCGGTGCAGAGTGGCGGTGTTTTGAAAGAGGGAAAGTTGTATGCTCCGGATGTTCTTTCTCTTTGTGAATTTGAAGGAATGGAATATCAGGAGAAGATGGTAAGTTATGTGTTAGGTCCTGAGGTTTCACCTCACTTAGCAAGTGAATTGGAAAACAAAGTTTTGGATGTTGACAAGATAAAAAATCATTTTCGGGAACTTTGTAAGAAATATGATTATCTTATTGTGGAGGGAGCGGGAGGTTTGTATGTTCCTCTCATCAGAAATCAATTTTATATCTATGATTTGATTCGGGAATTTCAATTTCCCGTGATTTTAGTAAGCAGTGCCAAAGTAGGTTCCATCAATCATGCAGTATTGACCCTAGAAGCTTTGAAACATATGGGAATTTCATTACATGGGATTATTTTTAATCGTGTACAGAATACTGAAACAAGTAGGATATATGAAGAAGATAATATAAAAATCATTTTACAGAAGGCTTCCACAAAAAATCATTTAATTCTTTTAGAGGGGGAGCAGGAAATTGCAGAAGAAAAATTGGACTTGTTTCTGAAAGGAGAAGCAAATGAAGAAACGAAGTGAATTACAGGAAAAAGATCTTCAATACATTTTTCATCCCTGTGCTCAAATGAAAGATTTTGAAGAAACTCCTCCTTTGGTTATAAAAAAAGGAGAAGGCTTGTATCTAATAGATGAAGAAGGAAAGCGATATATGGATTGTATTTCCAGTTGGTGGGTAAACTTGTTTGGACATGCAAATCTACGTATTAATCAGGTAGTCATGGAGCAAATTAACGAGTTGGAACACGTTATTTTTGCAAGCTTTTCCCATAAACCTGCAATTGAGTTGGCGGAAGCTCTTGTGGAAGTATTGCCGAAGGGAATCAATAAGTTTTTATTCGCAGACAACGGTTCTTCCTGTATAGAAATGGCTTTAAAATTAAGTTTTCAATATCATTTACAAACAGGAAATCCACAAAAAACGAAGTTTATTTCCTTAGAAAATGCTTATCATGGAGAAACAATAGGAGCCTTGGGAGTAGGAGATGTGGATATCTTTACACAAACTTATCGTCCTTTGATAAAAGAGGGAAGAAAGGTGAGAGTTCCCTATTTGGACAATACAAAATCGGATGAAGAATTTGCAGCCTATGAGGAAGAATGTATTCAAGAATTAAAAAAGCTCATAGAAAACTCTCATCATGAGATTGCTTGTATGATAGTGGAACCTATGGTACAGGGAGCTGCAGGAATGTTGATGTATTCGGCAAACTATCTGAAACAAGTTCGGGAATTGACGAAACAATACAATATTCATCTGATAGATGATGAAATTGCGATGGGATTCGGACGAACCGGAAAAATGTTTGCCTGTGAACATGCTGGAATTACTCCGGATATTATGTGTTTGGCAAAAGGATTGTCCAGCGGATATTATCCGATTGCTATGGCATGTATTACCACAGATATTTTTAATGCTTTTTACGCCGACTACAAGGAGGGAAAATCTTTTTTACATTCTCATACCTATTCTGGAAATCCTTTGGGATGCCGCGTTGCCGTAGAGGTATTACGAATTTTCCAAGAAGAAAATATCATGGCTATGGTACAGGAAAAAGGAGAGTATTTACAAACAAAAATGGAGGAACTTTTTCAAGGTCGGGAGTATGTGAAATCCTATCGAAGAATGGGAATGATAGGAGCTATTGAACTCCATGATATTCCGGGTCAGGAGAGAATAGGAAGAAAGATAGCAACTTTAGCATTGGAAAAAGGAGTTTTAATTCGTCCGATTGGAAATATTGTCTATTTTATGCCGCCATATATTATTACGAAAGAAGAAATAGATACTATGTTGGAAGTTTGCAAAGTATCTATGGAGGAATATATAGAACAAATAAAAAAATAAGGGAGAGATGGTATGAAAGTTAAGAAAGTATGGGCAGCTTATTTCAGTGCAACAGGAACAACAGAAAAGGTAGTCAAAGGGCTGGCAAAGTCTTTAGCAAAAAAATTAAAGACAGAATGGGACTGTTTCGATTTTACACTTCCAAAGGCAAGGAAGTTGGAAATGCCTTTTCAAGAAGAGGATGTCGTTGTGTTTGGAACTCCGACGATCGCCGGGAGAGTTCCTAATGTATTATTAAAGTATTTAGCAACGATAGAAGGAAGAGGAGCTCTGGCAATTCCTATTTCTCTTTATGGAAATCGAAATTATGATGATTGTTTAATAGAACTTCGTGATATTTTAGCAAAGGCACATTTTTATCCTATTGCGGCAGGAGCTTTTATTGGAGAACACTCTTTTTCCAAAATTTTGGGAGCAGGGAGACCTGATGAAAAAGATATGAAAATTGTGGAAGAATTTGCGGATAAAATTGTAAATAAAATAGCAACAGGGGATAGAACTCTGATTGAAGTCAAGGGAACTCCGGATCCTTATCGTTGGTATTATCAACCGAGAGATCGGCAAGGAAATCCTGTCGATATTCGTAAGGTAAAACCTCTGACCAATGAGAAATGTACGGATTGTAAAATTTGTGCAAAAGTTTGTCCTATGGGATCCATTTCTTTTGAAAATGTTCGAGAGATTCCCGGAATTTGTATTAAGTGTTGTGCTTGTATCAAAAAGTGTCCGGAAGATGCAAAATATTATGAAGAT containing:
- the bioB gene encoding biotin synthase BioB gives rise to the protein MKEFLHQLKNRVLEGYLVTREDVASLLSISIEKEEELQELLEAANEIREKFCGNFFNLCTILNAKSGRCSENCRYCAQSAHFKTNAEIYPLVSKEVALEAAKEVEEEGAHRFSLVTSGRGLQGEEKELDRLQEIYQYLQKNTKLDLCASHGICSKEALQKLKDAGVKTYHHNLESSRRFYPSICTSHSFEDRVNTVKYAHEVGLQVCSGGIFGLGETEEDRMDMAFDLRELGVHSVPINILTPIPGTPLEKNEAIDPRELLKDIAIYRFILPKVAIRYAGGRVKLGEYAKLGLRGGVNSALTGNFLTTTGNTIESDKQMIKELGYEY
- the bioD gene encoding dethiobiotin synthase, with amino-acid sequence MNTKGYFVIGTDTDIGKTFCSTLLYHGLRNRNAMYYKPVQSGGVLKEGKLYAPDVLSLCEFEGMEYQEKMVSYVLGPEVSPHLASELENKVLDVDKIKNHFRELCKKYDYLIVEGAGGLYVPLIRNQFYIYDLIREFQFPVILVSSAKVGSINHAVLTLEALKHMGISLHGIIFNRVQNTETSRIYEEDNIKIILQKASTKNHLILLEGEQEIAEEKLDLFLKGEANEETK
- the bioA gene encoding adenosylmethionine--8-amino-7-oxononanoate transaminase, translating into MKKRSELQEKDLQYIFHPCAQMKDFEETPPLVIKKGEGLYLIDEEGKRYMDCISSWWVNLFGHANLRINQVVMEQINELEHVIFASFSHKPAIELAEALVEVLPKGINKFLFADNGSSCIEMALKLSFQYHLQTGNPQKTKFISLENAYHGETIGALGVGDVDIFTQTYRPLIKEGRKVRVPYLDNTKSDEEFAAYEEECIQELKKLIENSHHEIACMIVEPMVQGAAGMLMYSANYLKQVRELTKQYNIHLIDDEIAMGFGRTGKMFACEHAGITPDIMCLAKGLSSGYYPIAMACITTDIFNAFYADYKEGKSFLHSHTYSGNPLGCRVAVEVLRIFQEENIMAMVQEKGEYLQTKMEELFQGREYVKSYRRMGMIGAIELHDIPGQERIGRKIATLALEKGVLIRPIGNIVYFMPPYIITKEEIDTMLEVCKVSMEEYIEQIKK
- a CDS encoding EFR1 family ferrodoxin (N-terminal region resembles flavodoxins. C-terminal ferrodoxin region binds two 4Fe-4S clusters.) → MKVKKVWAAYFSATGTTEKVVKGLAKSLAKKLKTEWDCFDFTLPKARKLEMPFQEEDVVVFGTPTIAGRVPNVLLKYLATIEGRGALAIPISLYGNRNYDDCLIELRDILAKAHFYPIAAGAFIGEHSFSKILGAGRPDEKDMKIVEEFADKIVNKIATGDRTLIEVKGTPDPYRWYYQPRDRQGNPVDIRKVKPLTNEKCTDCKICAKVCPMGSISFENVREIPGICIKCCACIKKCPEDAKYYEDEGYLYHQHELEEEYIRRAEPEYFV